A genomic stretch from Acidobacteriota bacterium includes:
- a CDS encoding alpha/beta hydrolase gives MDRPRTAYLDRPGGRIAFNVAGRGPLVIMGSRDADSPDPEAEAGLVAGRLNGRVLMVSGAGHYPQAEYPEVVNPAVIGFLDSISRRVRPYAGGGRQAGA, from the coding sequence GTGGACAGGCCGAGGACCGCATATCTCGACAGGCCCGGCGGGAGGATCGCTTTTAACGTCGCCGGCCGTGGACCGCTCGTCATCATGGGCAGCCGGGATGCCGACTCCCCCGACCCGGAGGCGGAAGCCGGGCTGGTCGCCGGACGCCTGAACGGCCGGGTCCTGATGGTGTCCGGGGCCGGCCACTATCCCCAGGCCGAGTATCCCGAGGTGGTGAATCCGGCCGTCATCGGATTCCTGGACTCGATCTCGCGCCGGGTTCGGCCATACGCAGGCGGAGGACGGCAAGCGGGCGCTTGA
- a CDS encoding TonB-dependent receptor, giving the protein MRSRKSLGVLLLGLLLAPFLTAQVSRQTGVIKGVVTDMSGAALPGVSVAAASPGLMGTIASVTDSTGAYRLVNLPPGTYTITASLPGFKTVKKGGIIVQVGQTYLVNLQTEASPLSEEITVTGAAPVVDVESNKVTSVITTELLQNLPLNRNINGLFNITAGSAGSIGAYSGSIHGANSGSTAYEIDGVNGESPTTGGMQISPQYESIEEIEIATAGLPAQVGASGGSFISVVTKSGGNTFHGQAQTYYTAKGLNQMLFTNEELNAFGRSKPSFAKYDVDGSVSLGGPIIKDRIWFFTTLDYRQNEYTLNNVPVTLEGTLYDVFTNPTKTYSPFLKLTTQLNKDMRLFFMFNGSYTRNLYGPSYYQVFDSTTRSRSNSMAVTANLNWMLGASTYIDIRGGYNNLDWSLTSQPDARLNATKIDDYTGYVWGDKDGEEQYTIRRGETGSIRMTHFLDNVLGGNHELGAGVEYVYSFDRLTVARGNPLTIHYYNGNPYAYAAQGRDRATYGDGYIQLFNMGPNEGDSTKDLPGNRFGAYLQDSFSVKNRLTVNLGFRYDYYWGGFGGASSTGTATDGLAYKMGEFVAETIGWNPYAAMTWEPMRKTMQTSALSPRIGASYDLFGNGKTALKISWGRYYEAMPVMWFSNAQASIQQNYAYNWWDDNGNHVPDDPGVDTYVPTDGYWSFVEQDLTALRRLVAGKGEQYQLKAPWNNELVVSLSHELVKNFSVKLQYVNKLGRRDHWDTMYDISTKRYLSSLQDAPAGFWVPFTTTVPAVGAWPESTVTIYVPTNDYNWDNVVSRQASNPYSKRRYNGIELAFDKRYANGWAMGGSITLAKSKAITPYDPNYVVNGWGADINDIPMAIKLFGSFRLPLEFVGSFIYRHIEGGPLNYGGNFWDKSFDVYVYVPDDWLAAHNCVTWYNYIGVQLAPNGTHRQASWDNVDFRLEKQFKFGFGTVSVFADVFNLLGNKYVYSGLNPAGVWYPVDENTSVGTRELDYYYKKVTSVSGLRIFKFSARVTF; this is encoded by the coding sequence ATGAGATCACGGAAATCCTTAGGCGTGCTCCTGCTCGGCCTGCTGCTGGCTCCCTTCCTGACCGCTCAGGTGAGCCGGCAGACGGGCGTGATCAAGGGCGTCGTCACGGACATGAGCGGGGCGGCCTTGCCGGGCGTGAGTGTCGCCGCCGCCAGCCCCGGGCTGATGGGCACGATCGCATCGGTCACGGACTCGACCGGCGCCTACCGGCTGGTCAACCTGCCGCCCGGGACCTACACGATCACGGCCAGCCTGCCGGGCTTCAAGACGGTGAAAAAGGGCGGCATCATCGTCCAGGTCGGGCAGACCTACCTGGTCAACCTGCAGACCGAGGCGAGCCCGTTGAGCGAGGAGATCACGGTCACCGGCGCGGCCCCGGTGGTGGACGTGGAGTCGAACAAGGTCACCAGCGTCATCACCACCGAGCTGCTCCAGAACCTGCCCCTCAACCGCAACATCAACGGCCTCTTCAATATCACCGCCGGCAGCGCCGGCTCGATCGGCGCCTACTCGGGCAGCATCCACGGCGCCAACTCCGGCTCGACGGCCTACGAGATCGACGGCGTCAACGGGGAAAGCCCGACCACGGGCGGCATGCAGATCTCCCCGCAGTACGAGAGCATCGAGGAGATCGAGATCGCCACGGCCGGGCTGCCGGCCCAGGTCGGCGCCTCCGGCGGCTCGTTCATCTCGGTCGTCACCAAATCGGGCGGCAACACCTTCCACGGCCAGGCCCAGACCTACTACACCGCCAAGGGCCTGAACCAGATGCTCTTCACCAACGAGGAGCTCAACGCCTTCGGGAGGTCCAAGCCGTCGTTCGCCAAGTACGACGTCGACGGGTCCGTCTCCCTGGGCGGCCCGATCATCAAGGACCGGATCTGGTTCTTCACCACGCTCGACTATCGCCAGAACGAGTACACGCTGAACAACGTCCCGGTCACCCTGGAAGGGACCCTCTACGACGTCTTCACCAACCCGACCAAGACCTACTCGCCGTTCCTCAAGCTGACGACACAGCTCAACAAGGACATGCGCCTGTTCTTCATGTTCAACGGCAGCTACACACGGAACCTCTACGGGCCGAGCTATTACCAGGTCTTCGATTCCACCACCCGCTCCCGCTCGAACAGCATGGCCGTGACCGCCAACCTCAACTGGATGCTCGGCGCCAGCACCTACATCGACATCCGCGGCGGCTACAACAACCTGGACTGGTCGCTGACCTCCCAGCCGGATGCCCGGCTGAATGCCACCAAGATCGACGACTACACCGGTTACGTCTGGGGCGACAAGGATGGCGAGGAACAGTACACCATCCGCCGGGGCGAGACCGGGAGCATCCGGATGACCCACTTCCTGGACAACGTGCTGGGCGGCAATCACGAGCTCGGCGCCGGCGTCGAGTACGTCTACTCGTTCGACCGCCTGACCGTGGCCCGGGGAAACCCGCTGACCATCCATTACTATAACGGCAACCCCTACGCCTACGCCGCCCAGGGCCGGGACCGGGCCACCTACGGGGACGGCTACATCCAGCTGTTCAACATGGGCCCGAACGAGGGCGACTCGACCAAGGACCTGCCCGGCAACCGCTTCGGCGCCTACCTGCAGGACTCCTTCAGCGTCAAGAACCGCCTGACCGTCAACCTCGGCTTCCGCTATGACTACTATTGGGGCGGCTTCGGCGGCGCGAGCTCGACCGGCACCGCCACAGACGGGCTGGCCTACAAGATGGGCGAATTCGTCGCCGAGACCATCGGCTGGAACCCCTACGCGGCGATGACCTGGGAACCGATGCGCAAGACCATGCAGACCTCGGCCCTCTCGCCCCGCATCGGCGCGAGCTACGATCTCTTCGGCAACGGCAAGACGGCCCTGAAGATCTCCTGGGGCCGCTATTATGAAGCCATGCCCGTCATGTGGTTCTCCAACGCCCAGGCCTCCATCCAGCAGAACTACGCCTACAACTGGTGGGACGACAACGGCAACCACGTCCCCGACGACCCCGGCGTCGACACGTACGTGCCGACGGACGGCTATTGGTCGTTCGTCGAACAGGACCTGACGGCCCTCCGCCGGCTCGTCGCCGGCAAGGGCGAGCAGTACCAGCTGAAGGCCCCCTGGAACAACGAGCTGGTCGTTTCCCTGTCCCACGAGCTGGTCAAGAACTTCTCGGTCAAGCTGCAGTACGTCAACAAGCTGGGCCGGCGGGACCACTGGGACACGATGTACGACATCTCGACCAAGAGGTACCTGAGCTCGCTGCAGGACGCTCCGGCCGGCTTCTGGGTCCCGTTCACGACCACCGTGCCGGCGGTCGGCGCCTGGCCGGAATCGACGGTCACGATCTACGTCCCGACGAACGATTACAACTGGGATAACGTCGTTTCGCGGCAGGCCAGCAATCCCTATTCCAAGCGGCGCTACAACGGCATCGAGCTGGCCTTCGACAAACGCTACGCCAACGGCTGGGCCATGGGCGGCTCGATCACCCTGGCCAAATCGAAGGCCATCACGCCCTACGACCCGAACTATGTCGTCAACGGCTGGGGGGCGGACATCAACGATATCCCGATGGCCATCAAGCTCTTCGGCTCGTTCCGCCTGCCCCTCGAGTTCGTCGGCTCGTTCATCTACCGCCACATCGAGGGCGGCCCGCTCAACTACGGCGGAAACTTCTGGGACAAGTCGTTCGACGTCTACGTCTACGTTCCCGACGACTGGCTGGCCGCGCACAACTGCGTGACCTGGTATAACTATATCGGCGTCCAGCTCGCGCCCAACGGCACGCACCGCCAGGCTTCCTGGGACAACGTCGATTTCAGGCTGGAGAAGCAGTTCAAGTTCGGGTTCGGGACCGTGTCCGTTTTCGCCGACGTCTTCAACCTGCTCGGCAACAAGTACGTCTACAGCGGCTTGAACCCGGCCGGCGTCTGGTATCCGGTCGACGAGAACACTTCCGTCGGGACCCGCGAGCTCGACTACTACTACAAGAAGGTCACGAGCGTCTCGGGGCTCAGGATCTTCAAGTTCTCGGCCCGCGTCACTTTCTGA
- a CDS encoding substrate-binding domain-containing protein, with translation MGTIKTIARLAGVSIGTVDRVLHKRGRVSPATEKRILRIVKDLEYKPNIFARNLKLGKAFVFGVLMPRPAQDGGYWTLPLRGVARAEAELRSQNVRIRRFFYDKHSASSFARARRQVLAAALDGLLVAPVASEAFEKFLRAWPHRTPCVFFDSFIPGVPHLSSIGQDSFQSGVLSARLMRLLVTAPGHVAIIKVLPKDFHIDDRVKGFQSYCRRCPGITSEVYEFDGEGTLAASARTVRRIIARHPDLRGIFVSNASTHYAAAFVKSRGVSGKIHIVGYDLIDENVRWLREGVIDFLISQQPERQGYEGVCTLYRHVVLKEPVPKNVTMQIDIVTAENIDFYRS, from the coding sequence ATCGGAACGATCAAGACCATCGCCCGGCTGGCCGGGGTGTCCATCGGAACGGTCGACCGGGTCCTTCACAAGCGCGGCCGGGTCTCGCCGGCGACGGAGAAGCGCATCCTGCGCATCGTCAAGGACCTCGAGTACAAGCCCAACATCTTCGCCCGGAACCTCAAGCTGGGCAAGGCCTTCGTCTTCGGCGTCCTGATGCCTCGGCCGGCCCAGGACGGCGGCTACTGGACCCTGCCGCTCCGGGGCGTCGCCAGGGCCGAGGCCGAGCTCCGTTCCCAGAACGTCCGCATCCGCCGCTTCTTCTATGACAAGCACTCCGCTTCGTCCTTCGCCCGGGCCCGGCGGCAGGTCCTGGCCGCCGCGCTCGACGGCCTTCTCGTCGCCCCGGTCGCGTCCGAGGCCTTCGAGAAGTTCCTGCGGGCCTGGCCGCACCGTACGCCCTGCGTCTTCTTCGACTCGTTCATCCCCGGCGTCCCCCACCTCTCGTCCATCGGCCAGGATTCCTTCCAGAGCGGCGTTCTCTCGGCCCGGCTCATGAGGCTGCTGGTGACGGCGCCGGGGCATGTCGCCATCATCAAGGTCCTGCCCAAGGATTTCCATATCGACGACCGGGTCAAGGGCTTCCAGTCCTATTGCCGGCGCTGCCCCGGGATCACGAGCGAGGTCTATGAGTTCGACGGCGAGGGGACGCTGGCCGCCAGCGCCCGCACGGTCCGCCGGATCATCGCCAGGCATCCGGACCTCCGCGGCATCTTCGTATCCAACGCCAGCACCCACTATGCCGCGGCTTTCGTCAAGTCCCGCGGCGTGTCGGGGAAGATCCATATCGTCGGCTACGACCTCATCGACGAGAACGTCCGCTGGCTCCGCGAAGGGGTCATCGATTTCCTCATCAGCCAGCAGCCGGAACGCCAGGGGTACGAGGGCGTCTGCACCCTCTACCGCCACGTCGTCCTCAAGGAGCCGGTCCCGAAGAACGTGACGATGCAGATCGACATCGTCACCGCGGAGAACATCGACTTCTACAGGAGCTGA
- a CDS encoding TIGR03545 family protein, giving the protein MTAPSEPKLQGPAGTPEPAPAENGRKNRKTRKRSTIVRWQGIIIFFVVCALLAAFWRLFLNGFTERAIEKTGAAIVGAEVDLDAARVSLSPLGITLSGLQVTNPAAPATNIVEAGRIAFHMDGQNALRHKVIIDEMRVEGVRLNSPRKRPGFVSKTEGPSVIQQLAELPSFVIPNVKEVFEEEKANLPSLKLIAGAVEDSQRARAKWDGKIREIRAASDPDKYQKMYEALKARKGKASLGNILGGAKDVVALQKQVREDLKTIASAKNEFTADASALKKVVTDAPALVASDAQRLIEKYSFSQAGLANISRLLFGGKIAGQVSSALRWNERLSPLIDRIKTKVKGRDAVKPLRAKGLDVRFREDRPLPDFLARLINVSISLPAGDFGGRIENLTPDQDVLGQPLKFRFSGENLKGLKSAVLEGAFDRTRADARKDILNFRVRGYQARGLKLSTSRALPVSLAEGSVDLDAGATVEKGRISARISAGLRGVRLAIEKTEERQALAGRVDAALRTALLSVSNLSLTAEITGASDSFEVKVRSDIDDLLKNAAGAVVRDQMAGLEKDLKAAINERAAGPLEKLGSGLKGLDGCGLELDGLSKRLNDLLKKWK; this is encoded by the coding sequence ATGACGGCCCCGAGCGAGCCCAAGCTCCAGGGACCGGCGGGGACGCCCGAGCCGGCGCCGGCTGAAAACGGCCGGAAGAACCGGAAGACCCGGAAGAGATCGACGATCGTCCGCTGGCAGGGCATCATCATCTTCTTCGTCGTCTGCGCCCTGCTGGCGGCCTTCTGGCGGCTCTTCCTCAACGGCTTCACCGAGCGGGCCATCGAGAAGACGGGCGCGGCCATCGTCGGCGCCGAGGTCGATCTCGACGCGGCCCGCGTCTCGCTCTCGCCGCTCGGCATCACGTTATCGGGGCTCCAGGTGACGAACCCGGCCGCGCCGGCCACTAACATCGTCGAGGCCGGCCGCATCGCCTTCCACATGGACGGCCAGAACGCCCTCCGCCACAAGGTCATCATCGACGAGATGCGCGTCGAGGGCGTCCGGCTGAACTCGCCGCGCAAGAGGCCGGGGTTCGTCTCCAAGACCGAGGGCCCGAGCGTGATCCAGCAGCTGGCCGAGCTGCCCTCGTTCGTCATCCCGAACGTCAAGGAGGTCTTCGAAGAGGAGAAGGCCAACCTGCCGTCGCTCAAGCTGATCGCCGGGGCGGTCGAAGACAGCCAGAGGGCCCGGGCCAAGTGGGACGGGAAGATCAGGGAGATCAGGGCGGCCTCCGACCCGGACAAGTACCAGAAGATGTACGAGGCGCTCAAGGCGAGGAAGGGCAAGGCCTCACTCGGCAACATCCTCGGCGGCGCCAAGGACGTCGTCGCCCTCCAGAAGCAGGTGCGGGAGGACCTCAAGACCATCGCTTCGGCCAAGAACGAGTTCACGGCCGACGCCTCCGCCCTCAAGAAGGTCGTCACGGACGCGCCCGCTCTGGTCGCCTCCGACGCCCAGAGGCTGATCGAGAAATACTCTTTCAGCCAAGCGGGGCTGGCGAACATCAGCCGGCTCCTGTTCGGCGGCAAGATCGCCGGCCAGGTCTCTTCCGCGCTCCGGTGGAACGAGCGGCTGTCGCCCCTCATCGACCGGATCAAGACCAAGGTCAAGGGCAGGGACGCGGTCAAGCCGCTCCGGGCGAAAGGGCTGGACGTGCGGTTCCGCGAGGACCGCCCCCTGCCGGACTTCCTGGCCCGCCTGATCAACGTCTCGATCAGCCTGCCGGCCGGGGACTTCGGGGGCCGGATCGAGAACCTGACGCCCGACCAGGACGTCCTCGGGCAGCCGCTCAAGTTCCGCTTCTCGGGCGAGAACCTCAAGGGCCTCAAATCGGCGGTCCTCGAAGGCGCGTTCGACCGGACCCGCGCCGACGCCCGGAAGGACATCCTGAACTTCCGCGTCCGGGGCTATCAGGCCCGCGGCCTGAAGCTCTCGACGAGCCGGGCCCTGCCGGTCTCGCTGGCCGAAGGATCGGTGGACCTCGACGCCGGCGCGACCGTGGAGAAGGGGCGAATCTCCGCCAGGATCTCCGCCGGGCTCCGGGGGGTCCGCCTGGCGATCGAGAAGACGGAAGAACGCCAGGCCCTGGCCGGCCGGGTGGATGCGGCGCTCCGGACCGCCCTCCTGTCCGTCTCGAACCTGAGCCTCACGGCCGAGATCACGGGCGCCTCCGACAGCTTCGAGGTCAAGGTCCGCTCGGACATCGACGACCTCCTCAAGAACGCGGCCGGCGCCGTCGTCCGGGACCAGATGGCGGGATTGGAGAAGGACCTGAAGGCGGCGATCAACGAACGGGCGGCCGGGCCGCTGGAGAAGCTCGGCTCGGGCCTCAAGGGGCTCGACGGCTGCGGCCTCGAGCTGGACGGCCTGTCCAAGCGCCTGAACGACCTCCTGAAGAAGTGGAAATAG
- a CDS encoding TIGR03546 family protein has product MIQALIKILKVLNSETHPAQISLGLCFSVIVAFTPKFSVHNVVILFLILFFRINLSAFLLGGFLFSGVGALLDPLFHKLGLALLTVPGLEKLWTAFYNATMWRVERFNNSVVMGALFSGLVLFVPLYFLFNACVRYYRKHVYDRVQKLKIMKLIKGNDLYQRYRSLKEWGGLA; this is encoded by the coding sequence ATGATCCAGGCCCTTATCAAGATCCTCAAGGTCCTCAACTCCGAGACGCATCCGGCCCAGATCTCGCTCGGGCTCTGCTTCTCGGTCATCGTCGCCTTCACGCCGAAGTTCAGCGTCCACAACGTCGTCATCCTGTTCCTCATCCTCTTTTTCCGCATCAACCTGTCCGCCTTCCTTCTCGGCGGCTTCCTCTTCTCGGGCGTCGGCGCCCTGCTCGACCCCCTGTTCCACAAGCTGGGCCTGGCCCTCCTGACCGTTCCCGGCCTGGAGAAGCTCTGGACGGCCTTCTACAACGCCACCATGTGGCGGGTCGAGCGGTTCAACAACTCCGTCGTCATGGGCGCCCTCTTCTCCGGGCTGGTCCTGTTCGTGCCGCTCTATTTCCTCTTCAACGCCTGCGTCCGCTACTACCGCAAGCACGTCTACGACCGTGTTCAGAAGCTGAAGATCATGAAGCTCATCAAGGGCAACGACCTCTACCAGAGATACCGTAGCCTCAAGGAATGGGGAGGCCTGGCATGA
- the dapF gene encoding diaminopimelate epimerase produces MTIRFDKYQGAGNDFVIVDGRDNVLDPGDADLVRRLCDRRFGVGADGLILILPSDRADYEMRYFNADGRPGSMCGNGGRCAASFALRRKIAGPRQRFLAYDGLHEADVAGDTVRLRLSDVRGCRAVEGHYFLDTGSPHLVIFASGIDGIDVAAEGRKWRWSPLFAPGGTNVNFVETTPEGLYIRTFERGVEEETWACGTGVTASAIASALRAHAAGGPVDVRARGGRLRVEFEIRGDLVTNVRLAGPATFVFTGSIEA; encoded by the coding sequence ATGACGATCCGCTTCGACAAGTACCAGGGCGCCGGCAACGATTTCGTCATCGTCGACGGCCGCGACAACGTCCTCGATCCCGGCGACGCGGACCTCGTCCGCCGGCTGTGCGACCGCCGCTTCGGGGTCGGAGCCGACGGGCTGATCCTGATCCTTCCCTCCGACCGGGCCGATTACGAGATGCGCTATTTCAACGCCGACGGCCGGCCCGGGTCGATGTGCGGCAACGGAGGCCGGTGCGCCGCCAGCTTCGCCCTGAGACGGAAGATCGCCGGACCGCGGCAGAGATTCCTGGCCTATGACGGGCTCCACGAGGCGGATGTCGCGGGGGACACGGTCCGGCTCCGGCTCTCCGACGTCCGGGGATGCCGGGCGGTCGAAGGGCACTATTTCCTCGACACCGGGTCCCCCCACCTGGTCATCTTCGCCTCCGGGATCGACGGGATCGACGTCGCCGCCGAAGGCCGGAAATGGCGCTGGTCTCCCCTGTTCGCGCCGGGCGGCACGAACGTCAATTTCGTCGAGACGACGCCCGAGGGCCTTTACATCCGGACGTTCGAGCGGGGAGTGGAAGAGGAGACCTGGGCCTGCGGCACGGGAGTGACCGCCTCGGCCATCGCCTCCGCCCTGAGGGCGCATGCCGCCGGCGGCCCCGTCGACGTCCGGGCCCGGGGCGGACGCCTGAGGGTCGAGTTCGAGATCCGGGGGGACCTGGTCACGAACGTCCGGCTCGCGGGCCCGGCGACCTTCGTCTTCACGGGGTCGATCGAGGCCTAA
- a CDS encoding beta-L-arabinofuranosidase domain-containing protein: MDRRRLVGFVGLTALWLMPLSLPAGSGPAAPAVAPKARPLPLGDVRLTGGPLKHAQDLDAAYLLSLSTDRMMAFLRKAAGLEPKAPGYGGWDGDDRQLTGHIAGHYLSGVSLMYAATGDPRFKERADALVAELRAVQDKNGDGYIGAQTDRAGTPGKVLYGQIAAGDIRSSGFDLNGMWSPWYVQHKIFAGLRDAYRFAGSRSALEVETRFAAWAEGVLSGLDDAQIQKMLNTEFGGMNEVLVDLCADTGDRRWLALADRFEHRAIVEPLARGEDILRGKHGNTQVPKLLGVLARYVATGRPSDGAAARFFWDRVALHHSFATGGHGRNEYFGEADKLDDMIEGRTAETCNVYNMIKMSRALFALDPQIRYADFHERALFNHILGSMDPADGSTCYMVPVGQGVVREYQDMQEDFTCCVGSGMESHALHGYGIYDGSGDTLWVNLYAPSTADWRAAGVRLAMATSFPEGEEAELTIRTAKPRSFTIALRRPYWAGAGFSVTVNGEAVKDPGPAGSYVRISRKWRTGDKVALILPKALRLEPLPDNPDRAAILWGPLVLAGDLGPIPARQPRDESIATAATAAEWPATPVLVTAETSLDAWIKPVAGRPGVFRTAGAGRDRDVDLVPFYRLHRRVYAAYWDILTPRKWEERAASLKAAEEARRRLEATTVAFAQPGQMQSERDFNQQGGRTFPAQLRGRYGRRAADWFSFDLAVDPSAPLSLIVTCSREEPADRAFAILVDGRKVGEQRIPRRSPQEKEGFFDAAYPIPAEAVAGKTKVTVRFEGIEGRETGTVFGIRIVRID; encoded by the coding sequence ATGGACAGACGGCGGCTTGTCGGTTTCGTTGGCCTGACGGCCCTTTGGCTGATGCCTCTCTCTCTCCCGGCCGGGTCCGGGCCGGCCGCGCCAGCGGTCGCGCCGAAGGCCCGTCCCTTGCCGCTCGGCGACGTGCGGCTGACCGGCGGCCCCTTGAAACATGCCCAGGACCTGGACGCCGCCTACCTGCTCTCGCTTTCGACCGACCGCATGATGGCCTTCCTCCGCAAGGCGGCCGGGCTCGAGCCCAAGGCCCCCGGATACGGCGGCTGGGACGGCGACGACCGCCAGCTGACCGGCCACATCGCCGGCCATTACCTTTCCGGCGTGAGCCTGATGTACGCGGCGACGGGCGACCCGCGGTTCAAGGAGCGGGCCGACGCCCTCGTAGCCGAGCTGCGGGCCGTCCAGGACAAGAACGGCGACGGCTACATCGGCGCCCAGACCGACCGGGCCGGAACGCCGGGGAAGGTCCTCTACGGCCAGATCGCCGCCGGCGACATCCGCTCGTCCGGCTTCGACCTCAACGGCATGTGGTCGCCCTGGTACGTCCAGCACAAGATCTTCGCCGGCCTGCGGGACGCCTATCGTTTCGCCGGGAGCCGGTCGGCCCTGGAGGTCGAGACCCGGTTCGCGGCCTGGGCCGAAGGGGTCCTGTCCGGGCTCGATGACGCCCAGATCCAGAAGATGCTGAACACCGAGTTCGGCGGCATGAACGAGGTCCTGGTCGACCTCTGTGCCGACACGGGCGACCGGCGCTGGCTCGCCCTCGCCGACCGGTTCGAGCACCGCGCGATCGTCGAGCCCCTGGCCAGGGGCGAGGACATCCTGCGCGGCAAGCACGGCAACACCCAGGTCCCCAAGCTCCTCGGCGTGCTGGCCCGCTACGTCGCCACGGGCCGGCCGTCCGACGGCGCCGCGGCGAGGTTCTTCTGGGACCGCGTGGCCCTCCATCACAGCTTCGCCACCGGCGGCCACGGCCGGAACGAGTACTTCGGCGAAGCGGACAAGCTCGACGACATGATCGAGGGCCGGACGGCCGAGACCTGCAACGTCTACAACATGATCAAGATGTCCCGGGCCCTGTTCGCCCTCGACCCGCAGATCCGTTACGCCGATTTCCACGAGCGGGCCCTCTTCAACCATATCCTCGGCTCTATGGACCCGGCCGACGGCTCGACCTGTTACATGGTCCCCGTGGGCCAGGGCGTCGTCCGCGAGTACCAGGACATGCAGGAGGACTTCACCTGCTGCGTCGGCTCGGGCATGGAGAGCCATGCCCTCCACGGCTACGGGATCTACGACGGATCGGGGGACACGCTCTGGGTGAACCTCTACGCGCCCTCGACGGCGGATTGGCGCGCGGCCGGCGTCCGGCTGGCCATGGCGACATCCTTTCCGGAGGGCGAGGAGGCCGAGCTGACCATCCGGACGGCGAAGCCGCGCTCCTTCACGATCGCGCTCCGGCGGCCGTACTGGGCGGGGGCGGGCTTCTCGGTCACGGTCAACGGCGAGGCCGTGAAGGATCCCGGCCCGGCCGGGTCCTACGTCCGCATCTCCCGAAAATGGCGGACGGGGGACAAGGTGGCCCTGATCCTGCCCAAGGCCCTCCGGCTGGAGCCCCTCCCGGACAATCCCGACCGGGCGGCCATCCTCTGGGGCCCGCTCGTCCTGGCCGGCGACCTCGGGCCGATCCCGGCGCGGCAGCCCCGGGACGAATCCATCGCGACGGCGGCCACGGCCGCCGAGTGGCCGGCGACGCCAGTCCTCGTGACCGCCGAAACCTCCCTCGACGCCTGGATCAAGCCCGTGGCCGGGAGGCCCGGGGTCTTCCGGACCGCCGGCGCCGGCCGCGACAGGGACGTCGATCTCGTCCCGTTCTATCGCCTGCACCGGCGCGTCTACGCGGCCTACTGGGATATCCTGACCCCGCGGAAGTGGGAGGAACGGGCGGCGTCCCTGAAGGCGGCCGAGGAGGCCCGGCGCCGGCTCGAGGCGACCACGGTCGCCTTCGCCCAGCCGGGACAGATGCAGTCCGAGCGGGACTTCAACCAGCAGGGCGGCAGGACCTTCCCGGCCCAGCTCCGGGGCCGGTACGGACGACGGGCGGCCGACTGGTTCTCGTTCGACCTGGCCGTCGATCCCTCGGCGCCGCTGAGCCTGATCGTGACCTGCAGCCGCGAGGAGCCGGCCGACCGCGCCTTCGCCATCCTGGTCGACGGCCGGAAGGTCGGGGAGCAGCGCATCCCCCGGCGCAGCCCGCAGGAGAAAGAGGGCTTCTTCGACGCCGCCTATCCCATCCCGGCCGAGGCCGTCGCCGGCAAGACGAAGGTCACGGTCCGGTTCGAAGGGATCGAAGGCCGCGAGACCGGAACGGTGTTCGGCATCCGGATCGTTCGGATCGATTGA
- a CDS encoding methyltransferase domain-containing protein — protein MTKKWYEALFTDFAEAYDKEAFTRGTPGECDFLESEIGGDRSVPILDIGCGTGRHAIELARRGYKVTGIDLSPSQIDRARAKAAAAGVAPDFRVGDARALRFGPEFGLAVMLCEGAFPLMETDEMNFEILRGAARALRPRGKLVMTTLNGLFPLHRSVGQFENEGKGEDEAATGGHDFDLMTFRMHSRLKARDDHGCPIEIDCDERWYVPSELAWLLKQAGFASVGIFGARLGGFSRSDRLTPDDFEMLAVAVKP, from the coding sequence ATGACCAAGAAGTGGTACGAAGCGCTCTTCACTGATTTCGCGGAAGCCTACGACAAGGAGGCTTTCACCCGCGGCACCCCCGGCGAGTGCGACTTCCTCGAGTCCGAGATCGGCGGCGACCGCTCGGTCCCGATCCTCGACATCGGCTGCGGCACGGGCCGGCACGCGATCGAGCTGGCCCGGCGCGGCTACAAGGTGACGGGGATCGACCTGTCGCCGTCCCAGATCGACCGGGCCCGGGCCAAGGCCGCGGCCGCCGGGGTCGCCCCGGATTTCCGGGTCGGCGACGCCCGGGCCCTCCGCTTCGGCCCCGAGTTCGGCCTGGCCGTCATGCTCTGCGAGGGCGCCTTCCCGCTCATGGAGACCGACGAGATGAACTTCGAGATCCTGCGCGGCGCGGCCCGGGCGCTGCGCCCGCGCGGCAAGCTGGTCATGACCACGCTCAACGGCCTCTTCCCGCTGCACCGTTCGGTCGGTCAATTCGAGAACGAGGGCAAGGGCGAAGACGAGGCCGCGACCGGGGGCCACGACTTCGACCTGATGACCTTCCGGATGCATTCCAGGCTCAAGGCCCGCGACGACCACGGTTGCCCGATCGAGATCGACTGCGACGAGCGCTGGTACGTCCCCTCCGAGCTGGCCTGGCTGCTCAAGCAGGCCGGGTTCGCCTCGGTCGGGATCTTCGGCGCCAGGCTGGGCGGCTTCAGCCGCTCGGACCGGCTGACCCCTGACGACTTCGAGATGCTGGCCGTGGCCGTGAAGCCCTGA